The segment GGGCACACCCAAGCGGCTGTAGTCTGCCCCCTTCATGAGGTCTTCCACTGAATTGTCCCATAAAGTGTTGCCCTTGGCTTTTGCCAAAGGTCACTAAAGCACACAGCCACGGAAAGCAGCTCTAGAATTTGCCGTGAAGGTTTTGTTGAAACTTTCTAGGTTCTTCACACAGTGCCCTAAGGAAAGAACCACCTGGATTATTTCCTGTAACATTCAGAAACAGAGCATAGTCTAGATGAAATCTCAGATCCCACCTCTAGTGTGTTCTAACCATTTGattttgggcaagtcacttaacctctctgagcccattTCGTCATACTGATTTTTGTCACAGGGTTGTTGTAATTAGAGGTCACAACGTGCACACTCTTGGTAGGATACTTGACACATAGCAGGAGTTCAAGAAATGATTGTTGTTGCTGGTtctctaaagtaggctccacgcccaacgtggggcttgaactcacagccctgagatcaagagtcacatgctgtactgactgagccagccaggcaccctgaaatgatagttatttttattatgaaaagctttctttctctaaaagaaCTAAAGATGCGATATAATGGAGTGTTTGCCCTTTTGCCTGCCTGCCAGGAAGCTCAGGGCCAAGCCTGAAGCTCAGCCACAGCAGCTCTGTTAACCTTATGGTTAGCATGTATGCTTTTCCTTCCTTAGTACTAGGctttcatttctggtttattAACTTTATTGCCTTTCGTGGTGAGACATCTTAAATCCTGTTTGGAAAGAGGTAGCATATAACTACAGTCGGTTTTTTCTCTAATGATTATCCCTCTCTAGGGCCAAGAACCCGGCTGGCAGAGCTTGGGAGGCTCCGTGTTCCCATCCCCAGAGGAGGCACCATCTGCCACCAGTCCTGGCACTGAGCCCACTGGCACCTCGGAGCCGTTAGGAACGGGCACTGTGTCAGCAGAGCTGTCCAGCCCGTGGGCTGCTGGGGACTCAGAGCAGAGTGAGTACCTGGGTGTAGTGTGTGGCTGTGTTGGAGGAGGAGTGGGCCATGGGAGGGGCCACGGCTGGGATCCATTCTCTTGCCTCCCAGCAGGTACTGAGGCTTTGACAGACCCAGTCACAGACCCTGGACCCAATCCCTCCTCTGACACAGCCATATGGCGCCGCATCTTCCAGTCATCGTACATCCGGGAGCAGTATGTGCTCACTCACTGctctgccagcccagagccaggtCCAGGCTCCACAGGCAGCAGTGAGTCCCCTGGCTCCCAGGGCCCTGGCTCTCCTGAGGGCACTGCTCCCCTGCATCCCCCTTCTCAGCAGGGCTGCCGCAGCCTGGCCTGGGGAGAACCTGCAGGCTCCCactcctgccccctgcctctaCCCCCAATGGCTCCAGTCAAGGTGAGAGTCAGTCTACCTCCATTCTATGTACCCAGCAAACGTTCATTGACCATCTGCTATATGCCATAAATTGTGCCGTGGTTACTATTAAGTCCAGCTGAAGAGATACATGGGTAAATCTACAATGATACCATGTGACATACAGTGGTGAACACAGGGACATAGTATTATGGGGAGAGTCAGAATCAAGATGACTAACACTGTTTGAGGGAGTCAGGAAAGCAAGAGTCACGTCTGGAAGAATAAGTAGAAGTTAGCCAggcaaagaggaagaagacatgaacaaaaacagagacaaacaaCAACCTCAAGTGAGAAATCAGACATGGAGTGAGATGGCACTGGGAAGGGGGCCAGAGGCCTTGAGTTTGGCCTTGCTCCTAAGGGTGGTGAGCAGCCATCCAGTTTCAGACAAAGGGGTACGTGGCCATGCATGTGTGATGGCCAGGAGCCCTGCATTCCTTGACCAGTGGACCACACTTCTTATGTGCAGCCTGGGGCCTTGAGTGCTGAGGTGCTGGGTCGTCGACGCAGAGCAGCTCTGGCTGGCCGGAGCCTCTCATCTCCCCCAGGCCAGGTGAACCCAGTCCCTGGCCGTCCCCGGCACCCCTCTCTGGGCATAGCACCAGATGGGCCAGGCCCTGAGTCAGGGCAGCAGCTGGGACAGGGCCTGGATGACTCAGGTAAGGGTTGGATGGGGAGCTGGGTTCTGACACCAAGGAGGTCCTGAGAAGTAGGGCAGAGGGTACCACCCCGCCCCTGCCTTCATTGCTGTCTCTCTCCAGGAAATCTGCTCTCCCCGGCCCCCATGGACTGGGACATGCTGATGGAACCCCCCTTCTTATTCACAGCTATGCCCCACAACGGGGAATCAGCCtctccagcagtggaactgcctcctcaggctccacgctgccacgTGGTGATCCGAGCCCTGTGTGGGGAGCAGCCTATGTGCTGGGAGGTGGGTGTTGGGCTAGAGACACTATGGGGACCTAGTGATGGCTCACTGCCTCCGTCACCCCCTCAAAGAGAAAGTGCTTGGGACCAAGCACTCCATCGGCTGACAGCAGCCTCCGTGGTCCGGGACAATGAGCAGCTGGCTCTCCGTGGAGGGGCTGAGGCCATGGCTGACCAAGGTGAGTTGCTGGTGGGCCTGGGCAGGACCCAAGGAGCCTGTATGGGGCAGCGAATGACAGAGGTATAGGTCTATGTGTCTGGTCACTATATACCTCATCTTGTTCACAATTTGAGGTGGCTCACtcacctcaaaaataataaacagggtaatggaataataaaagaaagtggAGAATCAGGTTAAAGATGCACTCGATGTTCTGTGCCCTTGTGAGCATGGGTCCCCAAATTGGCAAGCTTCctagcagccagcacagagcgAAACGTGATCTTGTTAATGACTCACAGTGCccataacataaaaacaaatctgCCATTCAGGAAGAATATTAACATCAAATagttaaaatttcagtttttcagttgCACTCCCACACTTCAAGTGCTTGACACTGACATGTGACTAGTGGCTGTCATACTGGATCACGCACACCTAGAACACTACCTTCACTGCACgaagttctattggacagtgctgaaTGAGTGGACAGGAAAGGCACCACAGTCAGTGCTTCCTTTGGGTGCTGTACAGAATGTTCAATTTCTGGGTGGCCGGAGGGTCCAGTCTTGCTAGGAGCTGAGGGTTCAGCCTAACCACTTGCCAAAGTTGGGCAGTCTGACCTGGCCCCAAGAAGGAACTCTGTTCAAAAGTGGACAGAGGGAGAAGCAATGGGGAACACTGAGATTTTTCTCTAAAGCCCCCTgtaggagggggctgggggaagtGCAGCTTCTCCCGTTCAGCATCCAGCTCCTTGCTTTCACAGGCCATGCCCGGAGGTCCTGGCTCCGAGCCCTTCAGACGAGCAAGGtcagctctgccccttcctgcttcaCCTGCCCCGTAGCTGTGGATGCTACCACCAGGGAGGTCCTACCCTCGGCCCTGCAGGTGCGGAGCTCAGGTAGAGTCCCTCCTGGGTGACCTCTCAGGTGCTGGCCCTCACTTCGCTGGCCCCCCTCCTGGTTTACCCCCATCTCCTGTGCCCTTACAGAGCTAGCTGAGCCCCTAAGCACTTCTGCCTCTCAAGGCCAACTAGATGCAACTCCTCTGCCTACAGCTGTCCACGCTAAAGGTAACACTCAAAGCTGGGGCAAGGGCAAGGAGCTATGAGGCTTAGGGACTACCAATGGCACTGACTGGCTCCATTGCAGGACTTCAGGGAGGCTCTGTGGTAGGTGGCTGGAACCCAGACCAAAATGGCAACTCCAAGTCAGTCACCAGAAGTCCTCATCGCCTgcccccccagcctccctctaGGCTCAGCCTGGGCGGTGGGAGGGCCAGAGGCTCTGACAGCCACAGACCCTGCAGCACCAACCGGGGCCAGGCTGGCGACAGCAACAGTAAAGGCAGTGACCACGACTACTTGCCCTTGGTGAGGACTCGGGAGGTGGAGGGTGGTGCTGCCAGGGCCAGGGCACTGTCTCAGCTCacttctccccccacctcctctctcctcagGTGCGGCTGCAGGAGGCACCTGGCTCCTTCCGCCTAGACGCACCCTTCTGTGCAGCAGTACACATCCCTCGGGAGCGCCTGTGCCGCGCTTCGCCCTTTGCTGCGCACCGCGCCAGCCTCAGCCCCACCTCGGCCTCCTCTCCCTGGGCACTTCTGGGGCCTGGTGTTGGCCAGGGTGACAGTGCCACGGCCTCCTGCAGCCCGTCCCCCAGCTCAGGCTCTGAGGGTCCAGGCCAGGTGGACAGCGGACGGGGTTCAGACACTGAGGCCTCAGAGGGTACAGAAGGGCCCGGAGGTGCGGACCTGCGGGGCCGGACCTGGGCCACCGCCGTGGCACTCGCCTGGCTGGAGCACCGCTGCGCTGCTGCCTTCGGCGAGTGGGAACTGGCAGCAGCTAAAGCTGACTGTTGGCTACGGGCCCAGCACCTACCTGATGGTCTTGACCTAGCTGCCCTCAAAGCTGCAGCCCGGGGTCTCTTCCTGCTGCTGCGCCACTGGGACCAGAACCTGCAGCTACACCTGCTGTGCTACAGCCCTGCAAACATGTGAGGGCTGCCCACTGCTCTGGCTGGCGCTGCCCAACACACTCAAGTCACTGCCACCGGGGCCGGCTTCTCGGTACTGGGAGGGGCAGGCCGGTATCCACCTGACCCCTACTGCTTCTCATCCCCTTCCCAGAACCCCCCTGCCCTCACAGAAAGtgcctgcctgtgctctctcccactcctcccATCCCATGCCTCTTCCCCTCTGAGCTCTGTGCAGTGTGGTGGAAGGGTAGAGAGCCACAGTCCCCAAATCCTATGCAATAAAGTGCCTCTTAAGACTGCCCAAGTGAGTTCTTCATCTGCAGTGTGCATGCCCCTCACGGCTTGGTGTAGGCACCTCCATGTAGGCTGCACAGCAGTGGGCTTGGTAAGGTTTATTGGGAAAGGCATAGAGTCTATCCCCATCCAGGGTCCTAAGAGTGgactggaggggaagggaagtagATCTCAGTGGGCTTTCTTGCTGTGCTGGATGCTCCTGGGGAACGGCTGGGGGCCCAGCCAGAGCTGCAGCAGGATGACAGCATGGCATATGTGCAGGGCGGCAGAGCTGCAGGATGTAGAGGGGTATGTGTTCCAGGAGAGCTCAATGAGGCCCAGCACCAGCAAcctggagaggagaaaaaagctCAGGTTTTGCCCAGTTTCTAGACCTGCAGCCCCGTAGCTCGCTCCCAACCCTCCACAGTCAGCCTTGCGACGAGGAACTCCCTAGCCCTTCCCACTCGCCCAGGGTGTCCCAGCCAGTACCTGAGCAGATGTGTAAGCCAGCGTGCAGGCGTGGCCCACAGGAGGTAGGGCAGTGTGTGGAAATACCAGACGTAGAACTGGTAGTGGAGGGAGCGGCTGAAGCAGATGCCAATGAAGTTGGAGGTGAAGAGGGTAGAGATGATCTGTATGCAGTGGTCAAGGCCAAGGGCAGGAGCAGAAGGGGCAGGAACTGGGatgggggggaagaggaggaggggagagggaggttcCAAAGCAAAGGGGCAAAGGTTTTGGGGTCAGATAGCCCCCTGGCTCTGCCATTCCGAGATGCATACTTCTGGACGAATTTTTTAACTTCTCCAGACCTGTTCCTCAATCTAATGTGGAGACAGTAATACTGGGGCCATAAGGCCCAGGGAGTTTAAATCCatcacttacaagctgtgtgacctaggTAAATTACCTAAACTCCTCAATGCCCTGATTttgtcatctctaaaatgagaataaaacaaataaacaaacaaaaccctcccTATTTCAGAGTCTCTGGTGAGCTTTACATGTTAGAATGTATGTAAATCTCTTAGCACACCAGGCAGAGTGAGTACTCATAATGGtaaatcaaataatatttaagattaagaataaaatacacttaaatacATAAAGTGCTCTCCTCCATGAACAGGGCCTGCAGCTATTACTggcacctcctcccccccccccccccccccccaggtcacCAGGCACCAGGGCTAACAGACCAGGACCCCAACTGTACCTGGAGAGGGCAAGACTTACCTTCTCATGATTTAAAGGATATGATTGGGTGTGAGGGGCTGTGGTGGAACCTTCCTTTTGGAGGGATCCTTCAACAGCGACAGGATACTTTCCCCCGTCCTGGGGAGAAGCCATTCAAACATTTATCAAGCCCCCATCCTAGGCCAAACTCTAGATTCACCCCCCATGAACTTCACGTCTCCCCCAAGCAGGCCTTATACTCCTTGCCCCAACTTGACCCGTGACACTGCTCCCCTTTCTCACCTGTGCCACTTGCAAAGGGCAAAGAGCAAGAGCAGGGTGAGGTGGGCGGCCAACAATGCCAGGTGGAAGGCACGATGCAAGAAGAGGGCCTCAGGCAGGAAGCGCCAGTTTACTGTCCAGCGGAAGAGAAACTGgcggccaaggtcaaaggaaCGGGACAGGTAGCCAATGGGGTTCTCCAGAAGGAAGGGCAGGCCCAGCACAACCTGACGATATGTGTGATGTCAGCAGAGCTGCCCAGGCTCAAGTCCAGCCTTCATGCTAATCACCAAGGGGAGTGGACAGAGGGTGTAGGTCTCAGAGGTTCTCAAATTCCCACCAGGAATAGCAGGAAAGCCAGCCTCCTCATCGAGACCAGAGTCTGGGGCCAAAGAAGCTGAGAAGGCAGGTAATAACAGTGCTTTAAGTTTAGATTCACCAAGTCATAAATGGGCAGAATGAGAGAGACCCTCAGAAACCATATAGTTCAACACCCTTATTTTATAGCTAATAAAAGTAAAGCCCAGAGGTAACGGTTGCCTAGTCCAAAATCAACTCCAAAACCCTGTCTGTTAGCTCTGAGGAAGTCTCAACGATGGAAGAAGGCCAGAGAATGGCCCCCTCTTCATTAGAAAGGGGAAGGGGTGGAAAGGGTACCTGAAGGACAGCACAGATGCCCAGCTTGGGGAGGGCTCCACGGAAGCCAAATTGCATGAGGAGAAGAAATAGTAACCCAGGGGCGAAGAGTAGCACGTTCATCTTCACAGAGACTGCCAGGCTAGggtagggaagggagagaaagggtggAGATCAGCTCCAAGGCCATGTatcccacccacacccacatagcaactcctcccctcccctgccactaAGCTCTGGGAAGGGGTCCACCCTTAAAACTGCTGGAAAAAGGATAAACCAGCCTGGGAGAAGACTGAGGGTAAGGAGCAGATATCAAGCCTCTATAACCAGACTGAGCCAGCAAATACATATTTACAGTATTCAGAATGTGCAAGGGCCAACTCCAACAACAGATGCTGTCTAGAGGGAACAGAGGCTAGGAACAGGGTATATGTTCTTGAGGGGTGGGGCGGAGACTTTCTACAGATCCTAGACTTGTCTAGTGGGACCCTGACTGACCCATATATTGTCTGGTTACTCCCTTACTCCCTCCGCTGCAGAAAACTGGGGGAGGAAATGATGGAAATACAGAGtaagagaggggggagaaggaaggggtagTGACCTGAAAcagcagcagccccagccccagcgctGGGCCAGCAAGAGGTTGATACTGAGGAAGAGCAGCGCCATGGCCACTGGGTCATTGAAGAGCCGCAGCACAAAGATGGAGTGGACACGGTAAGAGGCACAGCACATGAAGAAAAAGACGAAGGGAGGTACCTGAGAAGTGAGACAATGGAGAACAAGGTCAGCTCACCAACCCTGAGCCATCCCAACTCCCCAGCACAGCCAGCTGGGGCCGCCTGTTCCTGGTAGCATGGACTCACCTTGCAGGTCTGGTGGTAGATCAAGAAGACAAGCAGCAAGGTGGCCAGGTAGAGCACAGCAAAGATGTGCTGGGCCATGCGGATGTCAGTGCCCCTGCCAGTGGCGTAATACAGCCCCATAAAGATGTACACAAAGCCAGCTGGGTACCTGAAAGAGGAGTCTGGTTCAGGCTATTCAGCCTGGTATCCAGTCGGCCCCTCATGTCCTCACGGAACCTGCTATCCCCACTCACACAAGAGGTCCAGTGTCACCCTGCAGTTGGGTATAGTCATAGGTGCCATTGATGACGCCCTCCACCTGGGCCATGTAGGCCTTCCAGTCAATCTCTGTATCTGGAAAAGGACAGAAATGGTGTGGTTACTTCTAAGTTCAGAACTTGTCTGCCCCCCCACACATCCACCCATCAAAACAgagtcccaggggcgcctgggtggctcagtcggttgagcttccaacttcagctcaggtcatgatctcgcggttcgtgagttcgagccccgtgtcgggctctgggctgacagctcagagcctggagcctgcttcggattctgtgtctcctgctctctacccctccccagcttgcactctggctttctcaaaaaataaataaacaattaaaaaatttaaaaaacaaaacaaaacacagagttCCGGCTCATTCCCAGGACTTCTATCACAACTCTTATCTAACCGCCTACCTGACATTCTCTGGGTGAACCCAATCATCTGCAACTTGTCTGTAATTGAACACAACCATCCATTCCAAATCTGCTCCCCTTCCTAGGTTCCATGAATGGCACCATCAACCTCCCAGCTGCCTAGGTCACAAACCTGGGTAACATCTCTGacacttccttctttcttatttccaACACCCAATCACCAAATCCTGCCTATTCTTCATCCTACATGACTCTACTATCTCATCCTCTTCTGCTATTACATATTCAAATTTGGACCGAACACAATTTCTAGCCTCAATGATGCAACAACTTCGTAATTCGTTTCCCAGCTTCCACTTTCACCCCACAACATATTTCCCACCCTCCAACCAGAAAGTGCTTCCTATAATAGAAATCATGTTAGAtctctctgcttaaaacccttcgaTGATTCCTCAAGGCTCTTAAAGACCAAActctattattcccatttttagaaGAGGAACCTATGAATTAATGAGGTTAAGTGACTCGTTCAAGATCAGTGAGCTAGGAAGGGTAGAAATGAGATTAGAACTCCATGAGGTCCTAAATTCTTAACCACCATGCTAATTATCTCCTTAACACAACTTACAGACTGCTTCAGGATCTGGTCTCAACTTCTGCAATCTCCTCTCT is part of the Prionailurus viverrinus isolate Anna chromosome C2, UM_Priviv_1.0, whole genome shotgun sequence genome and harbors:
- the ALG3 gene encoding dol-P-Man:Man(5)GlcNAc(2)-PP-Dol alpha-1,3-mannosyltransferase isoform X1; the encoded protein is MAAGLRKRGRGGPLARTAGSCGQWLRRAWQERRLLLLEPRYTLLVAACLCLAEVGITFWVIHRVAYTEIDWKAYMAQVEGVINGTYDYTQLQGDTGPLVYPAGFVYIFMGLYYATGRGTDIRMAQHIFAVLYLATLLLVFLIYHQTCKVPPFVFFFMCCASYRVHSIFVLRLFNDPVAMALLFLSINLLLAQRWGWGCCCFSLAVSVKMNVLLFAPGLLFLLLMQFGFRGALPKLGICAVLQVVLGLPFLLENPIGYLSRSFDLGRQFLFRWTVNWRFLPEALFLHRAFHLALLAAHLTLLLLFALCKWHRTGESILSLLKDPSKRKVPPQPLTPNQIISTLFTSNFIGICFSRSLHYQFYVWYFHTLPYLLWATPARWLTHLLRLLVLGLIELSWNTYPSTSCSSAALHICHAVILLQLWLGPQPFPRSIQHSKKAH
- the ALG3 gene encoding dol-P-Man:Man(5)GlcNAc(2)-PP-Dol alpha-1,3-mannosyltransferase isoform X4; the protein is MAAGLRKRGRGGPLARTAGSCGQWLRRAWQERRLLLLEPRYTLLVAACLCLAEVGITFWVIHRVAYTEIDWKAYMAQVEGVINGTYDYTQLQGDTGPLVYPAGFVYIFMGLYYATGRGTDIRMAQHIFAVLYLATLLLVFLIYHQTCKVPPFVFFFMCCASYRVHSIFVLRLFNDPVAMALLFLSINLLLAQRWGWGCCCFSLAVSVKMNVLLFAPGLLFLLLMQFGFRGALPKLGICAVLQDGGKYPVAVEGSLQKEGSTTAPHTQSYPLNHEKIISTLFTSNFIGICFSRSLHYQFYVWYFHTLPYLLWATPARWLTHLLRLLVLGLIELSWNTYPSTSCSSAALHICHAVILLQLWLGPQPFPRSIQHSKKAH
- the ALG3 gene encoding dol-P-Man:Man(5)GlcNAc(2)-PP-Dol alpha-1,3-mannosyltransferase isoform X3, with protein sequence MAAGLRKRGRGGPLARTAGSCGQWLRRAWQERRLLLLEPRYTLLVAACLCLAEVGITFWVIHRVAYTEIDWKAYMAQVEGVINGTYDYTQLQGDTGPLVYPAGFVYIFMGLYYATGRGTDIRMAQHIFAVLYLATLLLVFLIYHQTCKVPPFVFFFMCCASYRVHSIFVLRLFNDPVAMALLFLSINLLLAQRWGWGCCCFSLAVSVKMNVLLFAPGLLFLLLMQFGFRGALPKLGICAVLQDGGKYPVAVEGSLQKEGSTTAPHTQSYPLNHEKFLPLLLLPLALTTAYRSSLPSSPPTSLASASAAPSTTSSTSGISTHCPTSCGPRLHAGLHICSGCWCWASLSSPGTHTPLHPAALPPCTYAMLSSCCSSGWAPSRSPGASSTARKPTEIYFPSPPVHS
- the ALG3 gene encoding dol-P-Man:Man(5)GlcNAc(2)-PP-Dol alpha-1,3-mannosyltransferase isoform X2, with the protein product MAAARLARAAPAAAGAALHAAGGRLPLPGGDTEIDWKAYMAQVEGVINGTYDYTQLQGDTGPLVYPAGFVYIFMGLYYATGRGTDIRMAQHIFAVLYLATLLLVFLIYHQTCKVPPFVFFFMCCASYRVHSIFVLRLFNDPVAMALLFLSINLLLAQRWGWGCCCFSLAVSVKMNVLLFAPGLLFLLLMQFGFRGALPKLGICAVLQVVLGLPFLLENPIGYLSRSFDLGRQFLFRWTVNWRFLPEALFLHRAFHLALLAAHLTLLLLFALCKWHRTGESILSLLKDPSKRKVPPQPLTPNQIISTLFTSNFIGICFSRSLHYQFYVWYFHTLPYLLWATPARWLTHLLRLLVLGLIELSWNTYPSTSCSSAALHICHAVILLQLWLGPQPFPRSIQHSKKAH